DNA from Ziziphus jujuba cultivar Dongzao chromosome 2, ASM3175591v1:
cttgttattaattattatcattttgcTCATGTTTATGCATGGATGGGGATATGCAGCATGTTGTGCAGCGGGGTTCATATATTTTATCCTAGGCTCCTGTGCATGCCTTTATTCACACACCTACAGAGCCAAACTGAGAGGCCTTTATTCGTTGCCGGAAGAACCATGCTCCGATTGTTGTGTACATTGTTGGTGTGCTTGTTGTGCTAATTGCCAAGAGTATAGAGAGTTCAAGAACCGTGGAGTTGATCCCTCCGCAGGTATTTATATCAATTCCGTCTGATCTCGATCAATTTCACGTCCAACAAATTTAGGGGACAGTTGATAGTTTCTATAATTGATAAGTTAGCTAGACTTAGTTCGATATTTGTTTgtgaaagataaaaattaaatactgtATCCTTCTTTGGTAACATgtactagtttttatttttttctttttttaacctaGTTATGTGTAATTtgcttaatttaaatatttgtcaATGGTAGTAATTGTTAAAGTTTGTTAAACATATCAATTAGTATAATttgtaagaaaatgaaaaaacaaaaactaataaattgaAATCGTGTTTgatttggtatttatttatttttttcttctttacctttttagttgattgacatatttaacaaatataaaaaacatttgAAGTTAGTAAATTACTCatgattagttaaaaaaaaattaaaactaaaaacccAACAATATTAACCAATGGCaatcatttttcaatttaatttttttttttatctatgtaTGTATAATCTTTAACTAGGTTGGACGGCTAACGCTGAGAAAATGAATCGGAATGGAACTACTGCACCTCCATATTTTGCTCCGGGCATGGCTCGATAGATCAGTCCAGGGAGTTCAGATTCATATGACTCAGTGCCTCTGTTCTTCATCGTTCTGCGTTTGTCATTTTCTCTCACGTCCAAGCACACCCAACAAGTCTTAATATATCCGGTTTCCTTTGCCTTTCAGTtgactttaatttttaaatttaattattattgcttGTGTAATTTGAATTATGTTTTTTATGCATGCTTTAAATTATAAAGGCACGTAGCGTGATCTATTGCTATATTTCTGAAACTATTGTTGACTTCGTAACGGAATAAATGATCATGG
Protein-coding regions in this window:
- the LOC132800415 gene encoding cell number regulator 2-like; the encoded protein is MYRNNGDPKLAAQAYGSQPRGQWTTGLCGCCEEPCNCLTTCCCPFITFGQKAEILDGGKTSCCAAGFIYFILGSCACLYSHTYRAKLRGLYSLPEEPCSDCCVHCWCACCANCQEYREFKNRGVDPSAGWTANAEKMNRNGTTAPPYFAPGMAR